The Brassica napus cultivar Da-Ae chromosome C7, Da-Ae, whole genome shotgun sequence genome has a segment encoding these proteins:
- the LOC106444614 gene encoding uncharacterized protein LOC106444614 has translation MSDESGSPTFIIADFSDDDAANENWPEIEFRSPEDEAWYGVDVWELCDSLVVTFNGFSFEYDEVYSPEDFKNSDELKEFEERFRACSVQMQDTECATLAQGTKVCATCPSVAGEVKFYDAIVVNVSREKHGVDEEGNEVCGCDYKLYWNQGPFVNQVTSAKVGDICLVQEDKRMKPKVVTFLKEARRQLLGEAPQGKETEWQKILKKVTSAIRDHNLDPSVPENQG, from the exons ATGTCTGACGAGAGTGGAAGTCCGACGTTTATCATCGCCGATTTTTCCGACGACGACGCGGCTAACGAAAACTGGCCGGAGATTGAGTTCCGGTCACCGGAGGACGAGGCTTGGTACGGTGTGGACGTGTGGGAGTTGTGCGACTCTCTGGTGGTCACTTTCAACGGCTTCTCCTTCGAGTACGACGAGGTTTACTCGCCGGAGGATTTCAAGAACTCCGACGAGTTAAAAGAGTTCGAAGAGAGGTTCCGTGCTTGCTCCGTTCAGATGCAAGACACCGAGTGCGCGACGCTCGCGCAAGGCACGAAGGTCTGCGCCACGTGTCCTTCCGTCGCCGGAGAAGTCAAGTTCTACGACGCCATCGTCGTTAAC gTGTCGAGGGAGAAGCATGGTGTGGACGAGGAAGGGAACGAAGTGTGTGGATGCGATTACAAACTTTACTGGAACCAAGGTCCTTTCGTTAACCAGGTTACGTCTGCAAAAGTTGGTGACATTTGTCTTGTTCAGGAAGATAAACGAATGAAGCCGAAGGTTGTCACTTTCTTGAAAGAAGCTAGGAGGCAGCTTCTTGGAGAAGCTCCCCAAG GAAAAGAAACAGAGTGGCAAAAGATACTTAAGAAGGTCACTTCTGCTATTCGAGACCACAACTTAGATCCATCTGTTCCAGAGAATCAAGGTTAA
- the LOC106407467 gene encoding peptidyl-prolyl cis-trans isomerase FKBP53, which translates to MVFWGIEVKPGKPQAYNPENEQGKLHLTQATLGAGLGKEKSVIQCSIGGNAPVYLCSLLPNKSECCPLNLEFDYNDEAVEFSVTGGRSIHLSGFLQAYDEEECEQDDDEDDSDGIDIGDTESGESEYDSEEDEDQMDEFEDFIDHNLDMYRQSSVPNSGVVIEEIEDEEKPAKDDKTKRSKKKSQASKDESANKQIVVKESAHAPVLESEDEDGLPIAKEKTPEPEKKSAAKMDVDDDEQGSNKKRKAKAPEQESVNKNKKKKNQKEKKNEEADEKVETGKVETSQSSSNPKAQNGAVNNAMSESSKTPVQSSEKKNKKKKKSNEGAKEESKAISSRTYPNGLVVEEMKMGKPNGKKATPGKQVMVSYTGKLKNGEVFDSNKNGFEFRLGVGQVIKGWDVGVNGMRIGDKRKLTIPPSMGYGARGAGGDIPPNAWLTFDVELLDVK; encoded by the exons ATGGTGTTCTGGG GAATCGAAGTGAAGcctgggaaacctcaagcttaCAATCCTGAAAACGAGCAAGGGAAGCTTCACCTCACCCag GCAACTCTAGGTGCTGGTTTAGGCAAAGAGAAGAGTGTGATTCAGTGCTCCATAGGAGGAAACGCACCTGTTTACTTGTGTTCGTTGTTGCCTAACAAATCCGAATGTTGCCCTCTGAATCTTGAGTTTGACTATAACGACGAGGCGGTTGAGTTCTCGGTAACTGGTGGCAGAAGCATCCACCTTTCTGGATTCTTGCAGGCTTACGATGAGGAGGAGTGTGAGcaggatgatgatgaagatgattc AGATGGTATCGATATTGGTGACACTGAGTCAGGAGAGTCTGAGTATGATAGTGAAGAGGATGAGGATCAGATGGATGAATTTGAGGACTTTATTGATCACAATCTTGACATGTATCGCCAATCTTCTGTTCCAAACAGTGGAG TTGTAATTGAGGAGATAGAAGATGAGGAGAAGCCCGCCAAAGATGATAAGACAAAACGATCCAAGAAGAAGAGTCAAGCTAGCAAAGATGAGAGCGCAAATAAGCAAATCGTTGTCAAAGAGAGTGCCCATGCTCCAGTTCTGGAAAGCGAAGATGAAGATGGTTTACCTATTGCTAAAGAGAAAACACCTGAACCAGAGAAGAAGTCTGCTGCGAAGATGGACGTAGATGATGATGAACAAGGTAGCAACAAAAAACGCAAGGCCAAGGCTCCTGAGCAAGAAAG CGtaaacaagaacaaaaagaagaaaaatcagaaagaaaagaagaatgaGGAAGCGGATGAAAAAGTTGAGACGGGGAAAGTTGAGACCAGCCAAAGTTCTTCAAACCCAAAAGCTCAAAATGGAGCTGTTAACAATGCCAT GAGTGAAAGCTCCAAGACTCCAGTTCAATCTTCtgagaagaaaaataagaagaaaaagaagtcaAATGAGGGAGCTAAAGAAGAGAGCAAAGCTATTTCTAGTAGGACATACCCAAATGGACTCGTTGTTGAAGAGATGAAAATGGGCAAACCCAACGGCAAAAAAGCTACTCCTGGAAAACAG GTTATGGTCAGCTACACAGGAAAACTTAAGAATGGGGAGGTCTTCGATTCCAACAAAAATGGTTTTGAGTTCCGTCTAG GTGTTGGACAAGTCATTAAGGGATGGGATGTTGGCGTCAATG GCATGCGTATTGGTGACAAAAGAAAGCTTACAATTCCACCATCAATGGG GTACGGTGCTAGGGGTGCTGGTGGCGATATTCCTCCTAATGCTTGGTTGACGTTTGACGTCGAACTGTTGGATGTTAAGTAA